The Terriglobia bacterium genomic sequence TTGAAACCGGATCGCCTGCGGATCAGGCCGGGGTGCACGAGGGAGACCGCATCATCGCACTCGATGGGAAGAAAAATCCAAATTGGCAGGATGTGGAAGCGCGCGTTGAGCTGAATTCCGGTTCCAGTTTGCCGATGGTGCTGGATCGCAATGGGGAATCGATTTCGACGTCGATTACGCCGATTAAGAAGGAACCCAATGATCGGGGTTACGTGGGCATGGGGCCTCATCTTCCTGTCATTGTGAAGTCCGTGTGGGGTGAGCCTGCAAAAGCTGCCGGATTACAGCCGGGAGATGAAGTCACCGTCGTCAATGGAATTAACTTGGATACGTCGGCGCAGACGATTCAAACCATCATTCAGGCGATTCCGGACGCCAATTTCCCGATCACAATACTCCGGCAGGGCCAATTGCTGAACCTGCAGATTACGCCGGTGTTGAAGAACGGCACCCGCTATATCGGCATGGATTTGCAGCCTCCACCGTCGGTCATGATTAAGCTGGGACTCGCCGATGCATTTTCCAGATCCATCAGCACCAACATGGAATACGGGAAGGCGATACTTCAAGTCATCGGAATGCTGTTTCAGCGCAAGGCGTCGCTCAATCAACTCGATGGACCGATCGGTATTGTGCGGGCGTCGGGTGAAGCTTTGAACGAAGGCATCGCCACGCTGATCAGCCTGATGGCATTGATCAGCCTCAATCTGGGATTGCTCAATATCCTGCCGATTCCCGTGCTGGACGGCGGAATGATGATGATGCTCATTGTGGAATCCTTGATGGGACGGGATCTCAGCCTGCGGCTTAAAGAACGCATTATTCAGGTGAGCGTCGTTGCGCTGCTGATGCTGACGGTTCTGGTTCTCTACAACGACGTTATCAAGATCATTCCCAAGCCGATCCCGTGAAGGCCCTGAGGCCGGAGATGCAGGTTTTCCTCGATTACCTGCAGGCGAACAAACT encodes the following:
- the rseP gene encoding RIP metalloprotease RseP; the encoded protein is MQSVFTDIIAAVLVLGIIIILHELGHYLVARYFKIRIETFSVGFGPRLFGFKRGDTDYRVSAFPLGGYVKMAGDTPSESLTGAPHEFLSKPKWQRFLVASAGPLMNMILAVVLLTGLFMYGREVPEFLASEAKVGIVETGSPADQAGVHEGDRIIALDGKKNPNWQDVEARVELNSGSSLPMVLDRNGESISTSITPIKKEPNDRGYVGMGPHLPVIVKSVWGEPAKAAGLQPGDEVTVVNGINLDTSAQTIQTIIQAIPDANFPITILRQGQLLNLQITPVLKNGTRYIGMDLQPPPSVMIKLGLADAFSRSISTNMEYGKAILQVIGMLFQRKASLNQLDGPIGIVRASGEALNEGIATLISLMALISLNLGLLNILPIPVLDGGMMMMLIVESLMGRDLSLRLKERIIQVSVVALLMLTVLVLYNDVIKIIPKPIP